From the genome of Hymenobacter sp. PAMC 26628, one region includes:
- a CDS encoding IS701 family transposase, whose protein sequence is MLTQAKHIDYLLSTPRNYTCTHLAAHLPGVSHDEVNRFLRNSAFSANQLRALVLPLLRDSPEAFLLVDDSVQDKRYSRFIEVAKRQYSGTVHGPVTGIGLVKLVHSSGESGDFLPLDFRVYAPDADGLTKNEHFQAMFAQVVAEDKLLARTVLFDSWYAASANLKQIHRAGWTFFTTLKSNRLVSLSKESGYQGLDTLEPPASGWSQGVEVRLQQVPFAVKLFKLVATDGSIAWVVTNHLAAHLSREMVIEAVQRRWQAEEFHRSFKQLTGSEKCQCRKASAQRNHLTCCYLAWVSLRQHARAIGQTIYQAHQQPWSAFLRQQLQNPPFPVILPLPA, encoded by the coding sequence ATGCTGACCCAAGCAAAGCACATTGATTATCTGCTCAGTACACCCCGCAACTACACGTGCACGCACCTGGCGGCGCATCTGCCGGGCGTGAGCCACGACGAGGTGAACCGATTTTTGCGCAACAGCGCCTTTTCCGCCAACCAGTTGCGGGCCCTGGTGCTGCCACTGCTGCGTGATTCGCCAGAGGCTTTTTTGCTGGTCGACGACAGCGTCCAGGACAAGCGCTACAGTCGCTTCATCGAAGTGGCCAAGCGGCAGTACTCCGGCACCGTGCACGGCCCGGTCACGGGCATCGGCTTGGTCAAGCTGGTACACAGCAGCGGCGAAAGCGGCGACTTTTTGCCCTTGGATTTCCGCGTCTACGCCCCGGACGCCGACGGGCTGACCAAGAACGAGCACTTCCAAGCCATGTTTGCGCAGGTCGTGGCCGAGGACAAGCTGCTGGCGCGCACGGTCTTATTCGACTCCTGGTATGCGGCCAGCGCGAATTTGAAGCAGATTCACCGGGCCGGTTGGACGTTTTTCACTACTCTGAAAAGCAACCGCTTGGTGAGCCTGAGCAAAGAAAGCGGCTACCAGGGCCTGGACACGCTCGAACCGCCGGCCAGCGGCTGGAGCCAGGGCGTGGAAGTGCGGCTGCAACAAGTGCCCTTTGCGGTAAAACTCTTCAAGCTGGTTGCCACGGACGGCAGCATTGCATGGGTTGTTACCAACCACTTGGCCGCCCACCTGAGCCGCGAAATGGTCATTGAAGCCGTGCAGCGGCGCTGGCAGGCGGAGGAATTCCACCGCAGCTTCAAACAGCTCACCGGCTCCGAAAAATGCCAGTGCCGCAAGGCCAGCGCCCAGCGCAACCACCTCACTTGCTGCTACCTGGCCTGGGTGTCGCTGCGCCAGCACGCCCGTGCCATCGGCCAAACCATTTACCAAGCCCATCAGCAGCCCTGGTCGGCGTTTCTGCGCCAACAGCTCCAAAATCCTCCTTTCCCTGTAATACTGCCCCTTCCTGCGTAA